From the genome of Neomonachus schauinslandi chromosome 5, ASM220157v2, whole genome shotgun sequence, one region includes:
- the DCUN1D3 gene encoding DCN1-like protein 3: MGQCVTKCKNPSSTLGSKNGDRDPGGKPHSRRSAGHREEQPPACGKPGGDILVNGTKKAEAAAEPWQLPTSSGDAGREPKSDTEESSLQRLEELFRRYKDEREDAILEEGMERFCNDLCVDPTEFRVLLLAWKFQAATMCKFTRKEFFDGCKAISADSIDGICARFPSLLTEAKQEDKFKDLYRFTFQFGLDSEEGQRSLHREIAIALWKLVFTQNNPPVLDQWLNFLTENPSGIKGISRDTWNMFLNFTQVIGPDLSNYSEDEAWPSLFDTFVEWEMERRKREGEGRGARSSGPEGLCPGEQT; this comes from the exons ATGGGCCAGTGCGTCACCAAGTGCAAGAATCCCTCATCGACCCTGGGCAGCAAGAACGGAGACCGTGACCCCGGCGGCAAGCCACATAGCAGGCGGAGCGCAGGCCACCGCGAGGAACAGCCACCGGCCTGTGGCAAGCCAGGGGGGGATATCCTCGTCAATGGGACCAAGAAGGCAGAGGCCGCCGCCGAGCCCTGGCAGCTGCCGACGTCCTCTGGAGATGCTGGGAGGGAGCCCAAGTCCGACACCGAGGAGTCTTCCCTGCAGAGGCTGGAAGAACTGTTCAGGCGCTACAAGGATGAGCGGGAGGATGCAATTTTGGAGGAAGGCATGGAGCGCTTTTGCAATGACTTGTGTGTTGACCCCACGGAATTTCGAGTGCTGCTCTTGGCTTGGAAGTTCCAGGCTGCCACCATGTGCAAATTCACCAG GAAGgagttttttgatggctgcaaagcAATAAGTGCAGACAGCATTGATGGGATCTGTGCACGGTTCCCTAGCCTCTTAACGGAAGCCAAACAAGAGGATAAATTCAAGGATCTCTACCGGTTTACATTTCAGTTTGGTCTGGACTCTGAAGAAGGGCAGCGGTCACTGCATCGGGAAATAGCCATTGCCCTGTGGAAACTAGTCTTTACCCAGAACAACCCTCCAGTATTGGACCAGTGGCTAAACTTCCTAACTGAGAACCCCTCGGGGATCAAGGGCATCTCCCGGGACACTTGGAACATGTTCCTTAACTTCACTCAGGTGATTGGGCCTGACCTCAGCAACTACAGTGAAGATGAGGCCTGGCCAAGTCTCTTCGACACCTTTGTGGAGTGGGAAATGGAGcgaaggaaaagagaaggggaagggagaggtgcACGCAGCTCAGGGCCCGAGGGCTTGTGTCCCGGGGAGCAGA